The following proteins are co-located in the Phocoena phocoena chromosome 1, mPhoPho1.1, whole genome shotgun sequence genome:
- the FMOD gene encoding fibromodulin, translated as MQWASLLLLAGLCSLSRAQYEEDSHWWFHYLRNQQSTYYDPYDPYPYEPYEPYPYGGEESPAYAYGSPPPPEPRDCPQECDCPPNFPTAMYCDNRNLKYLPFVPSRMKYVYFQNNQISSIQEGVFDNATGLLWIALHGNQITSDKVGRKVFSKLRHLERLYMDHNNLTRMPGPLPRSLRELHLEHNQILRVPNNALEGLENLTALYLQHNEIQEVGSSVRGLRSLILLDLSYNHLRKVPDGLPSALEQLYLEHNNVYSVPDNYFRGSPKLLYVRLSHNSLTNSGLASNTFNSSSLLELDLSYNQLQKIPPVNTNLENLYLQGNRINEFSISSFCTVVDVVNFSKLQVLRLDGNEIKRSAMPPDAPLCLRVASLIEI; from the exons ATGCAGTGGGCTTCCCTCCTGCTGCTGGCAGGGCTCTGCTCCCTTTCCCGGGCCCAATATGAGGAAGACTCCCACTGGTGGTTCCACTACCTCCGCAACCAGCAGTCCACCTACTACGATCCCTATGACCCTTACCCTTATGAGCCCTATGAGCCTTACCCCTACGGGGGAGAGGAAAGTCCAGCCTATGCCTACGGCTCTCCACCCCCACCAGAGCCCCGCGACTGCCCCCAGGAGTGCGACTGCCCCCCCAACTTCCCCACAGCCATGTACTGTGACAACCGCAACCTCAAGTACCTACCCTTTGTCCCCTCCCGCATGAAGTACGTCTACTTCCAGAACAATCAGATCTCTTCCATCCAGGAGGGCGTTTTCGACAACGCCACTGGGCTGCTCTGGATTGCTCTCCATGGCAACCAGATCACCAGTGATAAGGTGGGCAGGAAGGTCTTCTCCAAGCTGAGGCACCTGGAGAGGCTGTACATGGACCACAACAACCTGACCCGGATGCCTGGCCCACTGCCTCGATCCCTGAGGGAGCTCCATCTCGAGCACAACCAGATCTTGAGGGTCCCCAACAACGCGCTGGAGGGGCTGGAGAACCTCACGGCCTTGTACCTCCAACACAACGAGATCCAGGAAGTGGGCAGTTCGGTGAGAGGCCTCCGGTCACTGATCTTGCTGGACCTGAGTTACAACCACCTTCGGAAGGTGCCTGATGGACTGCCCTCAGCCCTTGAGCAGCTGTACCTAGAGCACAACAATGTCTACTCGGTCCCCGACAACTACTTCCGGGGGTCGCCCAAGCTGCTGTATGTGCGGCTGTCCCACAACAGTCTCACCAACAGTGGCCTGGCCTCTAACACCTTCAATTCCAGCAGCCTCCTTGAGCTTGACCTCTCCTACAACCAGCTACAGAAGATCCCCCCAGTGAACACCAACCTGGAGAACCTTTACCTCCAAGGCAACAGGATCAATG AGTTCTCCATCAGCAGCTTCTGCACCGTGGTGGACGTCGTGAATTTCTCCAAGCTGCAGGTGCTGCGCCTGGACGGGAACGAGATCAAGCGCAGCGCCATGCCGCCCGACGCACCCCTCTGCCTGCGCGTCGCCAGCCTCATCGAGATCTGA